In Enterobacter sp. 638, a single window of DNA contains:
- the mlaE gene encoding lipid asymmetry maintenance ABC transporter permease subunit MlaE — MLLNALAALGHRGIKTIRTFGRAGLMLFNALVGKPEFRKHAPLLVRQLYNVGVLSMLIIIVSGLFIGMVLGLQGYLVLTTYSAETSLGMLVALSLLRELGPVVAALLFAGRAGSALTAEIGLMRATEQLSSMEMMAVDPLRRVISPRFWAGVISLPLLTILFVAVGIWGGSLVGVQWKGIDAGFFWSAMQDAVDLRMDLVNCLIKSVVFAFTVTWIALFNGYDAIPTSEGISRATTRTVVHSSLAVLGLDFVLTALMFGN; from the coding sequence ATGCTGTTAAATGCGTTGGCCGCTCTGGGACACCGTGGCATAAAAACCATCAGGACGTTCGGGCGTGCCGGGTTGATGTTGTTCAATGCGCTGGTAGGCAAGCCGGAATTTCGCAAGCATGCGCCATTGCTGGTACGCCAGCTCTATAATGTCGGCGTACTGTCGATGCTCATTATTATCGTGTCCGGTTTGTTTATCGGTATGGTTCTTGGGCTGCAAGGCTACCTTGTTCTAACGACGTACAGCGCTGAAACCAGCCTCGGTATGCTGGTGGCTCTTTCTCTGTTGCGCGAACTTGGACCGGTTGTTGCGGCGCTGCTTTTTGCCGGACGCGCGGGTTCTGCGTTAACTGCAGAAATTGGTTTGATGCGCGCAACGGAACAGCTTTCCAGCATGGAAATGATGGCGGTTGATCCTCTGCGTCGTGTTATCTCTCCGCGTTTTTGGGCGGGTGTGATCTCGCTACCTCTGCTGACTATTCTGTTTGTGGCCGTCGGAATTTGGGGCGGTTCGCTGGTGGGCGTGCAGTGGAAAGGCATTGACGCGGGCTTCTTCTGGTCCGCGATGCAGGATGCGGTTGATCTGCGTATGGATCTCGTGAACTGCCTGATTAAAAGCGTGGTCTTTGCGTTCACGGTTACCTGGATTGCGTTGTTCAATGGTTACGATGCGATACCGACCTCTGAAGGGATTAGTCGCGCGACAACGCGCACTGTAGTTCATTCGTCGCTGGCCGTACTGGGTCTGGATTTTGTGCTCACCGCA